The Paraburkholderia sp. ZP32-5 genome includes a window with the following:
- a CDS encoding alpha/beta fold hydrolase, translating into MKATVEVRRGSDTSLGYVQYGNGPIRVLVMHDWLGDHSSYDALIPWLDDRAFTYVFVDLRGYGLSIELAGEFTIEEMAADCLMLADQLGWTRFHVIGHSMTGMITQRMAADAPSRIASAIAVCPVSAAGNRLSPDARAFFDSTIEDDDALRRLFKFVTGGLSDTWADRKVRQSRDTVAFTCRSRYLDMLTTANFVDDVRGLQTPYLVIVGDKDPGLDSEAMKRTFLAWHLNAELHVISNCGHYPMQECPPYFATVVEGFLKRDVV; encoded by the coding sequence ATGAAAGCAACCGTTGAAGTCCGTCGCGGATCCGACACTAGCCTCGGATATGTGCAATACGGCAATGGCCCCATTCGCGTGCTGGTCATGCATGACTGGCTCGGCGACCACTCCAGCTACGATGCGCTGATCCCCTGGCTCGACGACCGCGCATTCACATACGTTTTCGTCGATTTGCGCGGCTACGGTCTATCCATCGAACTGGCCGGCGAATTCACGATAGAAGAGATGGCCGCCGATTGCCTGATGCTCGCCGATCAGCTCGGCTGGACGCGCTTCCATGTAATCGGCCACTCGATGACCGGAATGATCACGCAGCGCATGGCCGCGGACGCTCCGTCTCGCATCGCGAGCGCGATCGCCGTGTGTCCCGTTTCCGCCGCTGGAAATCGGCTAAGCCCGGACGCCCGGGCTTTCTTCGACAGCACGATAGAAGACGACGACGCCCTTCGCCGCCTGTTCAAGTTCGTCACCGGAGGTCTTTCCGACACGTGGGCAGATCGCAAGGTACGACAAAGCCGCGATACGGTCGCATTCACCTGCAGGAGCAGATACCTCGACATGCTGACCACCGCTAACTTTGTCGATGACGTTCGAGGCCTTCAAACACCGTATCTGGTCATCGTCGGCGATAAGGATCCGGGGCTTGATTCAGAGGCAATGAAGCGGACCTTTCTCGCGTGGCATCTGAACGCGGAACTGCACGTTATCTCTAACTGCGGTCATTACCCGATGCAGGAATGTCCGCCGTATTTCGCAACCGTTGTCGAAGGTTTTCTGAAGCGCGACGTCGTTTGA
- a CDS encoding GNAT family N-acetyltransferase, with product MNPGFAATNPSDADALVDIRIAAMRESLEHIGRFDAQRARERFLASFDPSQCRFIEIDGVRVGFIQVCPREDHWLLDHFYILPDHQGKGIGAAVLLDVLKDADAHHMEIRLGALRGSDSNRFYQRHGFAKCAEAEWDIYYVRKPVEC from the coding sequence ATGAATCCGGGCTTCGCTGCCACAAATCCATCCGATGCCGACGCCCTCGTCGACATTCGCATTGCCGCGATGCGCGAGAGTCTGGAACACATTGGACGCTTTGACGCACAACGCGCTCGCGAGCGCTTTCTGGCATCGTTCGATCCTTCGCAATGTCGATTCATCGAGATCGATGGCGTTCGCGTGGGCTTCATCCAGGTTTGCCCTCGCGAAGATCACTGGCTTCTGGATCATTTTTATATCCTGCCGGACCATCAGGGAAAGGGCATTGGCGCAGCAGTCTTACTGGATGTACTCAAAGATGCCGACGCTCATCATATGGAGATCCGCTTAGGCGCATTGCGCGGTAGCGATTCAAACCGCTTTTATCAACGGCATGGCTTCGCGAAGTGTGCTGAAGCCGAATGGGATATCTATTACGTTCGCAAGCCAGTCGAATGCTGA
- a CDS encoding transporter substrate-binding domain-containing protein, with the protein MKVTIAYIEEPPFGWTEADHTATGADIDLANEVLRAIGVTQIEHRLTTFSELLPGVAAGHWDMNVPLFVTPERANLVAFSVPVWAMGDGFLVRAGNPKALDSYASCAQRDDARVGIIAGQVQHDSAKASGVSDDQIVIFEQQADAIEAVRSGVIDAYASTALGNRILANRIGSSMLEAVEHRPGANDRPLKPPPGAFSFSRENSDLLNAVNAQLRLYLGSPDHRARMAKFGLTGNEIDPALAC; encoded by the coding sequence ATGAAGGTAACGATTGCGTACATCGAAGAGCCGCCGTTCGGCTGGACGGAAGCGGATCACACCGCTACCGGTGCGGACATCGATCTGGCCAACGAGGTTCTTCGGGCAATCGGTGTCACCCAAATCGAACATCGGCTGACGACGTTCAGCGAATTGCTGCCTGGCGTCGCAGCGGGCCACTGGGACATGAATGTTCCACTGTTCGTTACGCCTGAACGCGCCAATCTGGTTGCGTTCAGCGTACCCGTATGGGCGATGGGAGACGGGTTCCTGGTTCGGGCCGGCAATCCGAAAGCGCTCGACAGCTACGCGTCATGCGCCCAACGTGACGACGCACGCGTTGGAATCATCGCGGGACAGGTGCAGCACGACTCGGCGAAAGCGTCGGGCGTGAGTGATGATCAGATCGTCATCTTCGAACAGCAGGCCGATGCTATCGAAGCGGTTCGCTCGGGAGTAATCGATGCGTATGCGAGCACTGCGCTGGGAAACCGGATACTGGCGAATCGTATCGGCAGTTCGATGCTTGAGGCCGTAGAGCATCGGCCTGGAGCGAATGACAGGCCGTTGAAGCCGCCGCCCGGTGCGTTCTCGTTCAGCAGAGAAAACAGCGATCTGCTCAACGCGGTCAACGCTCAACTTCGTTTATATCTTGGGTCGCCGGATCATCGCGCTCGCATGGCGAAGTTCGGCTTGACGGGCAATGAGATTGATCCGGCGCTTGCCTGTTGA
- a CDS encoding oxidoreductase — MASSKTLLITGVSSGFGRALAQEALAVGHKVVGTVRSAEAKREFESLSANAAWGRVLDVTNFDAIDGVVAEIEVNVGPIDVLVNNAGYGHEGIMEESPLAEMRRQFDVNVFGAVAMMKAVLPFMRKRRRGHILNITSMGGYITMPGITYYCGSKFALEGISEALGKEVGPFGIAVTAVAPGSFRTDWAGRSMTRTPRSIADYDDMFHPIRQAREEKSGKQLGDPRKAARAMLAAIAADHPPAHLLLGSDALGLVRDKLSALNAQIDAWETVTVSTDG, encoded by the coding sequence ATGGCATCCAGCAAAACTCTGCTCATCACCGGCGTCAGCAGCGGCTTTGGCCGCGCGCTCGCACAGGAAGCGCTGGCGGTGGGTCATAAGGTCGTCGGTACGGTGAGAAGTGCCGAGGCGAAGCGTGAATTTGAGTCCTTATCCGCGAATGCCGCATGGGGACGTGTGCTCGACGTGACGAACTTCGACGCGATCGACGGCGTCGTGGCGGAAATCGAGGTCAACGTCGGACCCATCGACGTGCTGGTCAACAATGCCGGCTACGGCCACGAGGGCATCATGGAGGAATCGCCGCTCGCGGAAATGCGACGGCAGTTCGATGTGAATGTATTCGGCGCGGTCGCGATGATGAAGGCCGTGCTGCCCTTCATGCGCAAGCGCCGCCGCGGCCACATTCTGAATATCACATCGATGGGCGGCTATATCACGATGCCGGGAATCACTTATTACTGCGGCAGCAAGTTTGCACTGGAGGGTATCTCAGAGGCACTCGGCAAAGAGGTCGGGCCCTTCGGTATTGCCGTGACGGCCGTGGCGCCGGGCTCGTTTCGCACTGACTGGGCAGGTCGTTCGATGACGCGAACCCCTCGCTCGATTGCGGATTACGACGATATGTTCCATCCGATTCGCCAGGCTCGCGAGGAGAAAAGCGGCAAGCAGTTGGGAGATCCGCGAAAAGCGGCGCGCGCGATGCTGGCCGCTATCGCGGCGGACCATCCGCCCGCGCATCTTTTGCTCGGTAGTGATGCGCTCGGGTTGGTTCGCGACAAGTTGTCGGCGTTGAATGCGCAGATCGATGCGTGGGAGACGGTCACTGTTTCGACGGATGGGTGA
- a CDS encoding AraC family transcriptional regulator, with the protein MSTTRASAQPSALSSRSQKRMVALLRALAPDEGYNLTALPSVRILRSNRALSRTPVLYDPGIVIVCQGRKRGYFGDQLYLYDERHYLAVSVPVPFSMETDATDEHPLLALYLHLDFALAAELAERIDREDIEERAPAPRSMMSTPMDDAMQASVLRFLEAMHRPLEAAVLGDGLLRELYFRVLTGAQGSALREALAMRGQFGQIGRSLRLIHASYAEPLDVRQLADEAGMSIPSFHSHFKAITQVSPMQYVKSTRLHQARLLMVRNELTAEAAGHAVGYTSPSQFSREFRRLFGLTPAAEARRLRESFAIPPVFADSAYVSSH; encoded by the coding sequence ATGAGCACGACACGCGCTTCGGCCCAACCTTCAGCGTTATCTTCTCGCAGCCAGAAACGCATGGTTGCGCTGCTGCGCGCGTTGGCGCCCGACGAGGGCTACAACCTGACAGCATTACCGAGCGTGCGCATCTTGCGTTCGAACCGGGCTCTGTCGCGCACGCCCGTTCTGTACGACCCCGGTATCGTGATCGTTTGTCAGGGCCGCAAGCGGGGTTATTTCGGCGACCAGTTGTACCTTTACGACGAGCGTCACTACCTGGCCGTCTCCGTACCAGTGCCGTTCAGCATGGAGACCGACGCAACTGACGAGCATCCGCTGCTCGCGCTGTATCTGCACCTCGATTTCGCGCTGGCCGCCGAGCTTGCGGAGCGGATCGACCGTGAGGACATCGAGGAGCGCGCGCCGGCACCTCGGAGCATGATGTCGACGCCGATGGATGACGCGATGCAGGCGTCCGTGCTGCGCTTTCTGGAGGCAATGCATCGGCCGCTCGAAGCTGCCGTGCTGGGTGACGGGCTGCTGCGTGAACTGTATTTCCGTGTGCTCACCGGAGCCCAGGGAAGCGCATTGCGCGAGGCGTTGGCGATGCGCGGACAATTCGGCCAGATAGGCCGCTCACTGCGCCTGATTCATGCAAGCTATGCAGAGCCTCTCGACGTCAGGCAACTGGCCGACGAAGCGGGTATGAGCATTCCGAGTTTCCACAGTCACTTCAAGGCAATTACGCAGGTGTCGCCGATGCAGTACGTGAAGTCGACGCGCCTCCATCAGGCTCGTCTGTTGATGGTGCGCAACGAGCTGACCGCGGAGGCGGCGGGACACGCTGTGGGTTATACGAGCCCATCGCAGTTCAGCAGGGAATTCAGGCGCTTGTTTGGTTTGACGCCGGCCGCGGAGGCGAGGCGTCTGCGCGAGAGCTTTGCGATTCCACCGGTATTCGCCGATTCGGCTTATGTGTCGTCGCACTGA
- a CDS encoding VOC family protein: MQLLDHVSIGVPDIQAARPFYDSIMTALGATKVYDHADALGYGERCTADDTASTYLAVYLDRSGIDDNKRHWCFKASSREQVDAFFTKGLAAGGRSDGEPGLRSHYHPDYYAAFLFDPAGNRVEAVCHAASE; encoded by the coding sequence ATGCAGCTTCTCGATCACGTTTCGATCGGTGTTCCCGACATTCAGGCAGCGCGCCCGTTCTACGACTCGATCATGACGGCACTCGGCGCAACGAAAGTCTATGATCACGCCGATGCGCTTGGGTATGGTGAACGGTGCACGGCGGATGACACGGCCTCGACATATCTGGCGGTCTATCTGGATCGCAGCGGGATCGACGACAACAAACGGCATTGGTGCTTCAAGGCATCTTCTCGCGAACAGGTGGATGCGTTTTTCACAAAAGGCCTTGCCGCGGGAGGTCGCTCTGATGGTGAGCCAGGCCTGCGGTCGCACTACCATCCAGACTACTATGCCGCGTTTCTATTCGACCCGGCTGGGAATCGAGTGGAGGCCGTTTGTCACGCAGCCTCCGAATAG
- a CDS encoding phosphocholine-specific phospholipase C: MPNISRREFIKRSVETLGASAALSALPLSIQRALAIPAASGTGTIQDVEHVVILMQENRSFNHYFGTLGGVRGFNDKATLPTDGQQSIFHQKNGTTGAFILPFHADSETTRSLSMTGLAHAWPDAHQMWNNGRWDNWVAAKGTKTMVHFTRNDLPFHFQLADSFTVCDQYFSSALGATNTNRMHLFTGMLDIGSTGNGPLLDNKPVNGIPLLWTTYVERLQNAGVSWNVYQGSVGDGSEPFKTALTPTVMGDLDFPNNYNAMRFFQNIFDAPADSPLANVLAKRTYAQLVADVQSNQLAQVSWLMPPALCSEHPVYTPADGATYIAAVLDALTSNPAVWAKTVFFIMYDENDGFFDHCVAPVPPVTNADGLSNIDTTNELFVSSPNYPTFVPGPVGMGARVPMFVISPWSKGAWTCSEVFDHTSVIRFLEKRFGVHEPNITTWRRAIAGDLTSAFDFSNPNTSPVSVPSAEGLSALADSEAGLATVNPPTIQSMPVQEAGVRQLRAAPYELFADATVISNANIIQLKLINTGKTAVVFHVYSGIAPTSVKRYTVDVNTSITDTWTWAPTSGVSHDLTVVAPNGFLRRFAGGGLGVTQQEVTACYEVTQGDIELNLTNASAQPCTFTISDNSYGQAAQTLTVASGQTSQKLVTLAASSSWYDLIVTSSLDPSFVRRFAGHVETGKPGMSDPTLSFHA, from the coding sequence ATGCCGAACATAAGCCGTCGCGAATTTATTAAACGAAGTGTCGAGACGTTAGGCGCATCTGCCGCGCTCTCCGCACTTCCGCTCAGCATTCAACGAGCACTTGCCATTCCCGCCGCATCGGGGACGGGCACTATTCAGGACGTCGAGCACGTCGTGATCCTGATGCAGGAAAACCGTTCGTTCAATCATTACTTCGGCACGCTCGGAGGGGTCCGCGGTTTCAATGACAAGGCGACATTGCCGACAGACGGCCAGCAGTCGATCTTTCACCAGAAGAATGGCACGACGGGCGCGTTTATCCTGCCGTTCCATGCCGACAGCGAAACAACCCGCTCGCTGTCGATGACCGGCCTTGCTCATGCGTGGCCTGATGCACATCAAATGTGGAATAACGGTCGCTGGGACAACTGGGTTGCGGCGAAGGGCACGAAGACGATGGTGCACTTCACCCGCAACGATTTGCCGTTTCATTTCCAGTTGGCCGACTCGTTCACCGTGTGCGACCAGTACTTCAGTTCGGCGCTCGGTGCGACGAACACCAACCGTATGCACCTGTTTACCGGCATGCTCGACATCGGCTCGACAGGCAATGGTCCGCTGCTCGACAACAAGCCGGTCAACGGCATTCCGCTGCTCTGGACGACCTATGTCGAACGCCTGCAAAACGCCGGCGTGTCGTGGAATGTGTATCAGGGCTCGGTGGGAGATGGCAGCGAGCCGTTCAAGACTGCGCTGACGCCGACTGTGATGGGAGACCTCGACTTCCCGAACAACTACAACGCAATGCGTTTTTTCCAGAACATCTTCGATGCTCCGGCGGATTCACCTCTGGCCAACGTGCTCGCCAAACGCACGTATGCGCAGCTCGTCGCCGATGTTCAGTCTAATCAACTCGCGCAGGTGTCCTGGCTGATGCCGCCGGCACTCTGTTCCGAACATCCGGTATACACACCGGCGGACGGCGCGACCTATATTGCAGCGGTGCTCGATGCACTGACGTCGAATCCGGCAGTCTGGGCAAAGACCGTGTTCTTCATCATGTACGACGAGAACGACGGCTTCTTTGATCATTGCGTCGCTCCGGTGCCGCCGGTCACAAACGCCGATGGCCTGTCGAACATCGACACGACGAATGAACTGTTCGTATCGAGCCCCAACTATCCGACGTTCGTACCGGGACCGGTGGGCATGGGTGCGCGCGTACCGATGTTCGTGATTTCCCCGTGGTCGAAGGGCGCATGGACGTGTTCAGAAGTGTTCGACCACACGTCGGTGATCCGCTTTCTCGAGAAACGCTTCGGCGTTCATGAGCCGAATATCACGACGTGGCGTCGTGCAATCGCGGGCGATCTGACTTCGGCGTTCGACTTCTCCAATCCGAATACATCGCCGGTTTCAGTGCCGTCCGCCGAGGGCCTGAGCGCGCTGGCCGATTCGGAGGCCGGTCTTGCAACGGTCAACCCGCCAACCATTCAGAGCATGCCGGTTCAGGAAGCAGGCGTACGCCAGTTGCGCGCGGCGCCGTACGAGTTGTTTGCCGATGCAACGGTGATTTCGAATGCGAACATCATCCAACTGAAGCTCATCAATACCGGCAAGACCGCCGTGGTGTTTCACGTCTATTCGGGCATCGCACCGACATCGGTCAAGCGCTACACCGTCGATGTCAACACATCGATCACCGATACATGGACATGGGCGCCGACGAGCGGTGTGTCGCACGATCTGACCGTCGTTGCGCCGAACGGCTTCCTGCGTCGTTTCGCGGGTGGCGGCTTGGGCGTCACGCAACAGGAGGTGACGGCGTGCTACGAAGTCACGCAGGGTGATATCGAGCTGAATCTGACCAACGCGTCTGCACAGCCTTGCACATTCACCATTTCAGACAACAGCTATGGGCAGGCAGCACAGACCTTGACGGTCGCATCCGGCCAGACGTCGCAGAAACTGGTCACACTCGCGGCCAGCTCCAGCTGGTATGACCTCATCGTCACATCGAGTCTCGACCCGTCGTTCGTGCGCCGTTTCGCGGGCCATGTCGAAACCGGCAAGCCTGGCATGAGCGATCCGACACTCAGCTTCCACGCCTGA
- a CDS encoding cupin domain-containing protein: MNDEDIPLANSKVLYKTLLVEDDYAVSQTTVLPGGETEWHHHTNVRDRFVVVRGVLTVETKIGERVDRTQVDDHHTVEPGVIHHVRNETGDTVVYINVQSGGERDIVIA; encoded by the coding sequence ATGAACGACGAGGACATTCCTCTCGCAAACAGCAAGGTACTCTATAAAACGCTGCTGGTAGAGGACGACTACGCCGTATCGCAGACCACCGTGCTTCCGGGGGGCGAAACGGAATGGCACCACCACACGAATGTGCGAGACCGATTCGTCGTCGTGCGAGGCGTGTTGACTGTTGAAACGAAGATCGGCGAGCGGGTCGACAGAACGCAAGTCGATGATCATCACACGGTCGAACCCGGTGTCATTCATCACGTCAGGAATGAGACAGGTGATACCGTGGTGTACATCAACGTTCAGTCCGGGGGTGAGCGCGACATCGTGATCGCTTGA
- a CDS encoding NADP-dependent malic enzyme: MRQTDTDQQAAFDYHEFPTPGKLSVVASKPLVTQRDLSLAYTPGVASVCEAIATDPMQAHRFTGRGNLVGVITNGTSVLGLGNIGPLASKPVMEGKAVLFKKFAGIDVFDIEINETDPDKLVDIIAGLEPTFGGINLEDIKAPECFIVERKLRERMKIPVFHDDQHGTAITVSAAFINGLKVVGKAITEVKVVTSGAGAAALACLDLLVDLGLPVENIWATDIEGVVYRGRAALMDPDKARFAQETDARTLAEVIEGADVFLGLSVGGILSADMLKTMGPRPLILALANPTPEIFPELAHATRDDVVIATGRSDYPNQVNNVLCFPYIFRGAMDVGATTITREMEIAAVHAIGGLAEEEQSDVVAAAYGVYDVKFGPQYLIPKPFDPRLITRIAPAVAKAAMEGGVATRPLPDLAAYVEQLQQFVYHSGAFMKPLFSTAKQLVRDGGKARIVFTEGEEERVLRAVQVLVDEKLARPILVGRPEVLLARIERFGLRLKLGQDVEVTNPEYDERFPQYWTTYWELMCRDGISKEMARVEMRRRLTLIGAMMVRLGDADGMICGTVGAYHDHLRFVDQVIGKKHGANTYAAMNILLLDERTVALVDTHINDDPSAEQIAEFTISAARQMKWLNLTPKAALLSRSNFGSGGAASGVKMRAALKLVREQAPELEVDGEMHGDCALDESLRERVLPTSPLKGDANLLVCPNVDSGNIAYNLLKTGAGSNVAVGPFLLGVNAPVNILTSSSTVRRIINMAALTVIEANRAL, from the coding sequence ATGAGGCAGACAGATACCGACCAGCAAGCCGCATTCGACTATCACGAGTTTCCCACGCCGGGGAAGCTGTCGGTCGTCGCCAGCAAGCCTCTCGTCACCCAGCGCGATTTGTCGCTCGCTTATACGCCGGGCGTGGCCAGCGTCTGCGAGGCGATTGCAACGGACCCGATGCAGGCGCATCGGTTTACCGGGCGCGGCAACCTGGTCGGTGTCATCACCAACGGCACCTCCGTGCTTGGCCTGGGAAACATTGGCCCATTGGCCTCGAAGCCGGTGATGGAAGGCAAAGCCGTGCTGTTCAAGAAGTTCGCCGGCATCGATGTGTTCGACATCGAGATCAACGAAACCGACCCGGACAAGCTCGTTGACATCATCGCGGGCCTCGAACCCACGTTCGGCGGCATCAATCTCGAAGATATCAAGGCGCCGGAATGCTTTATCGTCGAGCGCAAATTGCGCGAGCGCATGAAGATTCCCGTATTCCACGACGATCAGCATGGCACGGCGATCACAGTATCGGCGGCGTTTATCAATGGCCTGAAAGTGGTGGGCAAAGCCATCACCGAGGTCAAGGTGGTGACTTCGGGTGCGGGCGCGGCGGCCCTGGCCTGTCTCGACTTGCTGGTCGATCTGGGCCTGCCGGTGGAAAACATCTGGGCCACCGACATCGAAGGCGTGGTCTACCGCGGCCGCGCCGCGTTGATGGACCCGGACAAGGCGCGCTTCGCGCAGGAAACCGATGCACGCACACTGGCCGAAGTGATCGAAGGCGCGGATGTGTTCCTTGGGCTGTCGGTCGGCGGCATTCTGAGCGCCGACATGCTGAAGACGATGGGTCCGCGTCCGCTGATTCTGGCGCTGGCCAATCCGACACCGGAGATCTTTCCGGAACTCGCTCACGCGACGCGCGACGATGTCGTCATTGCCACGGGGCGCTCGGACTATCCGAATCAGGTCAACAACGTACTGTGCTTTCCGTATATCTTCCGCGGCGCAATGGATGTCGGCGCAACCACGATCACGCGCGAAATGGAGATCGCCGCGGTGCATGCCATCGGCGGTCTCGCGGAAGAAGAGCAAAGCGATGTGGTCGCGGCCGCGTATGGCGTCTATGACGTGAAATTTGGCCCGCAATACCTGATACCCAAGCCCTTCGACCCACGCCTGATTACCCGGATTGCGCCGGCGGTCGCGAAAGCGGCCATGGAAGGCGGCGTGGCGACGCGTCCGCTGCCGGACCTGGCCGCTTATGTCGAGCAGTTGCAGCAGTTCGTGTATCACTCTGGTGCGTTCATGAAGCCGCTGTTTTCGACCGCGAAGCAACTCGTGCGCGACGGCGGCAAAGCACGCATCGTCTTCACCGAGGGCGAGGAAGAGCGCGTGCTGCGCGCTGTGCAGGTACTCGTCGACGAAAAGCTGGCGCGACCGATTCTGGTTGGACGCCCGGAAGTGCTGCTGGCACGCATCGAGCGATTCGGCTTGCGGCTCAAGCTCGGTCAGGACGTGGAAGTGACCAACCCCGAATACGACGAACGCTTCCCGCAGTACTGGACGACGTATTGGGAATTGATGTGCCGTGACGGCATTTCCAAAGAGATGGCGCGTGTCGAGATGCGCCGCCGCCTGACCTTGATCGGCGCGATGATGGTGCGGCTTGGCGACGCCGACGGCATGATCTGCGGCACGGTAGGCGCTTATCACGACCATTTGCGATTCGTCGATCAGGTCATCGGCAAGAAACACGGAGCGAATACCTACGCGGCGATGAACATTCTGCTGCTCGACGAGCGCACCGTGGCGCTGGTCGATACTCACATCAACGACGATCCGAGCGCCGAACAGATTGCCGAGTTCACGATCAGCGCAGCCAGACAGATGAAATGGCTGAACCTGACGCCCAAGGCCGCCCTGCTTTCACGCTCGAACTTCGGCTCAGGCGGCGCCGCTTCGGGGGTCAAAATGCGCGCGGCACTGAAGCTCGTCAGGGAGCAGGCACCGGAACTCGAAGTCGACGGAGAAATGCACGGCGACTGCGCATTGGATGAATCACTGCGTGAGCGCGTGCTGCCGACTTCGCCGCTCAAAGGCGACGCCAATCTGCTGGTCTGCCCGAACGTGGACTCCGGGAACATTGCCTACAACCTGCTGAAGACCGGTGCCGGCAGCAATGTCGCAGTGGGACCGTTCCTGCTCGGTGTCAACGCACCGGTGAACATCCTGACGTCCAGCTCGACGGTGCGACGGATCATCAATATGGCCGCGTTGACCGTGATCGAAGCCAATCGCGCGCTGTAG
- a CDS encoding LysR family transcriptional regulator, whose amino-acid sequence MTLESNDMVRRLSSRLKMRHLVLLLQIEQHGSLTRVAQQMASSQPAVTNALAELESMFGMPLFERSSRGMLPTALGSVVLERARAMIHDLDHLARDMEAVAVGHAAHLHIGVIPFISGQLLAGALNRVHASMGRRVTVTIHEGTSDQLLLQLRDHVVDVVIGRASSSVDLSRTRFEVLYRQRPRLIASRRLAAKLARMKLDWYRLLTLDWILGAPHTPMREQVVDLFLAAGTAPPVPIVESYSSKLIGEMIASSEEAVSIVPADIAEELVRIAGVAIVPYSFEWTLPPIAMFTRSEGPHSAAQNLFVESLRQICAETYAETRD is encoded by the coding sequence ATGACGCTCGAGTCGAACGATATGGTCAGGCGCCTCAGCTCGCGTCTGAAGATGCGGCACCTCGTGCTGTTGCTGCAGATCGAGCAGCACGGTTCGCTGACGCGTGTCGCGCAACAAATGGCCAGCAGTCAGCCGGCGGTAACGAATGCGTTGGCGGAACTGGAAAGCATGTTCGGCATGCCGCTCTTCGAGCGCTCGTCGCGTGGCATGCTGCCGACCGCACTCGGTTCGGTTGTGCTCGAAAGGGCACGCGCGATGATCCACGATCTCGATCATCTTGCGCGCGACATGGAGGCCGTTGCCGTCGGGCACGCGGCGCACCTGCATATCGGCGTGATTCCGTTCATTTCCGGCCAGCTTCTCGCGGGCGCATTGAATCGGGTGCACGCCAGCATGGGGCGGCGAGTGACGGTGACCATCCACGAGGGCACCAGCGATCAACTGTTGCTGCAATTGCGGGACCATGTCGTCGATGTAGTGATTGGACGGGCGTCGTCATCGGTAGATCTGAGCCGGACCCGCTTCGAAGTTCTGTACCGGCAGCGTCCGCGATTAATCGCGAGCCGGCGCCTCGCGGCAAAACTGGCGCGTATGAAGCTGGATTGGTACAGACTGCTGACGCTCGACTGGATTCTCGGCGCACCTCACACACCGATGAGAGAACAGGTGGTTGACCTGTTTCTCGCCGCGGGCACGGCGCCGCCGGTGCCGATAGTGGAGAGCTATTCGTCCAAGCTCATCGGTGAAATGATTGCTTCTAGCGAAGAGGCCGTGTCGATCGTTCCTGCCGATATCGCCGAAGAACTGGTTCGAATCGCCGGTGTCGCCATCGTGCCTTACTCGTTCGAATGGACGCTTCCGCCTATTGCAATGTTTACCCGCTCGGAAGGGCCGCACTCGGCGGCACAGAATCTGTTCGTCGAATCGTTGCGCCAGATATGCGCGGAAACCTACGCTGAGACGCGGGATTAA